The following proteins are encoded in a genomic region of Methylobacterium tardum:
- a CDS encoding c-type cytochrome: MRSFVLGAVLAALIPLSAQAQEAGDAAAGEKAFAPCKACHNFQKNGVGPDLKGVVGRKAGTYEGYNYSAALKNSGLTWDEATLHEWLKNPKAKVPGNKMIFQGYPDDKKINDVIAYLKTQS; this comes from the coding sequence ATGCGTTCATTCGTTCTCGGCGCCGTCCTTGCCGCCCTGATCCCGCTTTCGGCTCAGGCCCAGGAGGCCGGCGACGCGGCCGCCGGCGAGAAGGCGTTCGCCCCGTGCAAGGCGTGCCACAACTTCCAGAAGAACGGCGTGGGTCCGGACCTGAAGGGCGTCGTCGGCCGCAAGGCGGGCACCTATGAGGGTTACAACTACTCCGCCGCGCTGAAGAATTCCGGCCTGACCTGGGACGAGGCCACGCTCCACGAGTGGCTGAAGAACCCGAAGGCGAAGGTGCCGGGCAACAAGATGATCTTCCAGGGCTACCCCGACGACAAGAAGATCAACGACGTGATTGCCTACCTCAAGACGCAGTCCTGA
- a CDS encoding dienelactone hydrolase family protein, translating to MRRWASYLGVWALLPSSAWAQATDVTFPGPQGVELHGIQYRPGGTGPFPAVVALHGCGGLYDHSGALNARHADWGERLAAQGFLVLFPDSFGSRGLGSQCSTTGRAIRPGRERAADAEAAKAYLQARPDVKPTAVSLLGWSNGGSTVLYAAGARVSDGRPSFARAVAFYPGCRALAERSWHDRVPLQILVGGADDWTGAAACQSLAAAAQARGEPVAITVYPGAYHDFDHPALPIRERRGLAHTVAGDGVAHVGTDPAAREDALIRVPAFLAR from the coding sequence TTTCCTGGGCCGCAGGGCGTGGAGCTGCACGGCATCCAGTACCGGCCCGGCGGCACGGGCCCATTCCCCGCTGTCGTCGCCCTGCATGGCTGCGGCGGGCTCTACGATCACAGCGGTGCCCTCAACGCCCGGCACGCCGATTGGGGCGAACGTCTCGCCGCACAGGGATTTCTCGTCCTCTTCCCCGACAGCTTCGGGTCACGGGGGCTCGGCTCCCAGTGCAGCACGACCGGTCGGGCGATCCGGCCGGGCCGCGAGCGCGCCGCGGATGCCGAGGCAGCCAAGGCCTATCTGCAGGCTCGGCCCGACGTGAAGCCCACGGCCGTTTCGCTGCTCGGGTGGTCGAACGGAGGGTCGACCGTGCTCTATGCCGCCGGTGCACGTGTCTCCGACGGTCGGCCGTCGTTCGCCCGGGCTGTGGCGTTCTATCCTGGATGTCGCGCACTGGCCGAGCGCAGCTGGCACGATCGCGTCCCGCTGCAGATCCTGGTGGGCGGTGCGGATGACTGGACGGGCGCCGCCGCCTGTCAGAGTCTTGCCGCGGCCGCCCAAGCCCGCGGCGAGCCGGTCGCGATCACGGTGTATCCCGGCGCCTACCACGACTTCGATCATCCGGCCCTGCCGATCCGCGAGCGGCGGGGCTTGGCCCATACGGTGGCCGGCGACGGGGTGGCACATGTCGGCACCGATCCGGCCGCGCGCGAGGACGCCCTGATCCGCGTGCCCGCGTTCTTGGCGCGTTAG